Proteins from one Leptospira bourretii genomic window:
- a CDS encoding LIC11874 family lipoprotein, producing MFRFPLVLILFFVGCFEYEETILFRKLSSGTVEIAYTVPLKRDSNDSLIKFLPTSKEEIINSVKKKSNNNLQVRDFTFRELEKSETTDMYFKRKGKVSYKLDFEDPLHLDGVLIGTFSIKSKPRSLTVKRDFPNLTDNAILDSSAGEKKIISETSRLLKEGRIQFKVLFPKDSECSSNRGFIGLGNLTYQIPLQETLENPDSKTWEYKIRFF from the coding sequence GTGTTCCGTTTTCCTTTAGTTCTCATTTTATTTTTTGTCGGTTGTTTTGAATACGAAGAGACAATCCTCTTTCGAAAACTCAGCTCTGGAACAGTCGAAATTGCCTATACAGTTCCCTTAAAAAGGGATTCCAACGATTCCCTGATTAAATTTTTACCTACTTCCAAAGAAGAAATCATTAATTCTGTTAAAAAAAAATCGAATAACAATCTACAGGTGAGAGACTTTACCTTTCGGGAATTGGAAAAATCAGAAACCACTGATATGTATTTCAAACGAAAAGGAAAGGTTTCCTACAAACTCGACTTTGAAGATCCTTTGCATTTGGATGGGGTATTGATTGGAACTTTTTCTATTAAATCAAAACCAAGATCTCTCACTGTCAAAAGAGATTTTCCTAACCTAACAGATAATGCAATTCTTGATAGCAGTGCCGGTGAGAAAAAAATCATTTCGGAGACGTCTCGGTTACTCAAAGAAGGACGTATTCAGTTTAAGGTTTTATTTCCTAAAGATTCAGAATGTAGTTCGAACCGTGGTTTTATTGGACTTGGAAATTTAACTTACCAAATCCCATTGCAAGAAACTTTGGAAAATCCAGACTCCAAAACCTGGGAGTACAAAATCCGTTTTTTCTAA
- a CDS encoding ammonium transporter, translating to MKQVSIFLFLTVLLFGSTIGAEEVTNNQESLESLAKEMASIKSSLAETKLALETTKQEANWVWTCIAAFLVFFMQAGFAYVEAGFTRAKNAVNILMKNFSDLTVGAIAYWVIGFSIMFGPQVLTGFGVGVPSFAESLINAEDGSMDPSKYTFFIFQIVFAATAATIVSGAMAERTKFSAYLVFSIIITAFIYPIFGSFAWGSLLGISTGFLESLGLGGGEGVGFHDFAGSTVVHSVGAWAGLAGAIVVGPRMGKFQTDGRVYPILGHNMSMAALGVFILWFGWFGFNPGSTTSIEGGSFARIAVVTHMAACAGAIAAMVLTWILFKKPEIGLTLNGGLAGLVAITAPCDVVSITGAICIGAVAGVLVIVSVLFLDKIKIDDPVGAVSVHGVCGAWGTLAVGLFSVETGLFSGAGFAQFAAQAIGVATAFLWAFPTSFLMFYIIKKTIGLRVSEEEELLGLDILEHGNEAYPVSK from the coding sequence ATGAAACAAGTTAGCATATTTTTATTTTTAACGGTTCTTCTTTTTGGCTCCACAATTGGAGCGGAAGAAGTAACAAATAACCAAGAAAGTTTAGAATCATTGGCAAAAGAAATGGCAAGTATCAAGTCTTCTCTCGCTGAAACAAAACTTGCCTTAGAAACAACAAAACAAGAGGCAAATTGGGTTTGGACTTGTATAGCAGCCTTTCTTGTATTTTTTATGCAAGCAGGTTTTGCTTATGTGGAAGCAGGATTCACAAGAGCCAAAAATGCTGTGAACATTCTGATGAAAAACTTCTCTGACTTAACGGTGGGAGCCATTGCCTATTGGGTGATTGGTTTTTCCATTATGTTTGGTCCCCAAGTGTTAACAGGATTTGGAGTGGGTGTTCCTTCCTTTGCAGAAAGTCTCATCAATGCTGAGGATGGAAGTATGGATCCCTCTAAGTATACTTTTTTTATCTTCCAAATTGTTTTTGCTGCGACTGCTGCAACCATTGTTTCGGGAGCGATGGCAGAAAGGACAAAGTTTTCAGCTTATCTGGTTTTTTCGATCATCATCACGGCTTTTATTTATCCAATCTTTGGCTCCTTTGCTTGGGGGAGCTTACTCGGAATTTCTACAGGATTTTTAGAATCTCTTGGACTTGGCGGTGGAGAAGGAGTGGGATTTCATGACTTTGCTGGATCCACTGTTGTTCATAGTGTAGGAGCATGGGCAGGACTTGCTGGTGCGATTGTAGTGGGACCTCGGATGGGAAAATTTCAAACCGATGGGCGTGTGTATCCTATTTTGGGTCATAATATGTCCATGGCTGCCCTTGGTGTGTTCATCCTTTGGTTTGGTTGGTTTGGGTTTAACCCTGGTTCAACGACTTCCATAGAGGGAGGAAGTTTTGCAAGGATCGCTGTTGTCACACATATGGCTGCTTGCGCCGGTGCCATCGCTGCTATGGTTCTCACTTGGATTCTTTTCAAAAAACCAGAAATTGGATTAACTTTAAATGGAGGACTGGCAGGTCTTGTCGCCATCACCGCTCCTTGTGATGTGGTGAGTATTACCGGTGCCATTTGTATTGGAGCCGTGGCTGGGGTCCTTGTGATTGTTTCCGTTCTTTTCTTAGATAAAATCAAAATTGATGACCCAGTGGGAGCTGTTTCGGTTCATGGGGTTTGTGGGGCTTGGGGGACTTTGGCAGTCGGTTTGTTTAGTGTAGAAACAGGATTATTTTCCGGGGCTGGATTTGCTCAATTTGCAGCGCAAGCAATCGGAGTGGCGACTGCCTTTCTTTGGGCTTTCCCAACCAGTTTCCTTATGTTTTATATAATCAAAAAGACCATTGGACTCCGGGTTTCGGAAGAAGAAGAATTATTAGGTTTGGATATTTTAGAACACGGAAACGAAGCTTACCCCGTTTCCAAATAG
- a CDS encoding GAF domain-containing SpoIIE family protein phosphatase encodes MVDFKVSKRMLVNFRGQNKVVGGLTDKDKIAILLYISKEFANLDREDQLFSKVILICQEIFESDNTTLRLWDGEYLVPVKFVKETEPPRRNLVMGEGYSGAVFETKEPVLVNDLTRSAHFFDEGETTKSVMCVPIMQKEEILGTLAVESERENFYITDDLEILEALTSQLALALYGVRLIEGLVTARAREAAILNQLEWDLKMGRNVQSQILPQDLSAWNGIYFASHYEPMAEVSGDLVDIVRQGHSLTAINIDVSGHGIPAALVTMAIHHQFRRSVMAGLGLTEIMEELGEKLREQLPESTYFTAFMVRIFSDYTFGYVNAGHQRMLHYKAADDTFIQYDTKGVPLGILPVRKIDYEEKQGRLEPGDFLLLISDGFSEQRNHLKDEVGVERIQSWLHDEREKLVMEGRGKVDLKKLSAAFVERFRAYQGDVPNGDDLSFLFLYCGDSIPEASHYIQLAKQSNSKMKMEEAYAQALKAFSIDSSLKEILVFLGKMYYRDGKYKEAIRYLEEYLRTSGDNTAASHFMMGRAYYKAGMISEAKRALKMALSSDHSFAKASILLAQCYLKENAKPKAIKVLQQGVKNTPQSLELKTSLLRLESHSQKVG; translated from the coding sequence ATGGTTGATTTCAAAGTTTCCAAACGAATGCTCGTCAACTTCCGCGGACAAAACAAGGTCGTGGGAGGATTAACAGATAAAGATAAAATTGCGATCCTTCTCTACATTTCCAAAGAATTTGCTAATTTAGATAGAGAAGACCAACTCTTTTCGAAAGTCATCCTGATCTGTCAGGAAATTTTTGAGTCGGACAATACGACACTCCGGCTCTGGGATGGAGAGTATCTTGTCCCTGTCAAGTTTGTCAAAGAGACCGAACCTCCCCGTAGAAATTTAGTGATGGGAGAAGGTTATTCGGGAGCAGTTTTTGAAACCAAAGAACCTGTTCTTGTGAATGATCTCACTCGTTCGGCTCACTTCTTTGATGAAGGTGAAACCACAAAATCAGTGATGTGTGTTCCCATCATGCAAAAAGAAGAAATTCTTGGAACACTTGCGGTGGAAAGTGAACGCGAAAATTTTTATATCACCGATGATTTAGAAATTTTAGAAGCATTGACATCTCAACTGGCACTAGCTCTTTACGGGGTCAGACTCATTGAAGGACTTGTCACAGCCAGAGCAAGAGAAGCTGCCATCCTGAATCAGTTGGAATGGGATTTAAAAATGGGACGAAATGTCCAAAGTCAAATCCTCCCTCAGGACTTAAGTGCTTGGAATGGAATTTATTTTGCAAGCCACTATGAACCGATGGCAGAAGTCAGTGGTGATTTAGTTGATATCGTTCGACAAGGTCATTCTTTAACAGCTATTAACATTGATGTATCTGGACATGGAATTCCTGCGGCGCTAGTTACCATGGCCATCCACCACCAATTCCGCAGATCCGTGATGGCAGGACTTGGACTCACCGAAATAATGGAAGAACTTGGTGAAAAACTAAGAGAACAATTACCAGAATCTACCTATTTTACAGCTTTTATGGTTCGGATCTTTAGCGATTATACATTCGGTTATGTAAACGCAGGCCACCAACGAATGTTGCATTACAAAGCAGCTGATGACACTTTTATTCAGTATGATACAAAAGGAGTTCCTCTCGGGATTCTTCCAGTCAGAAAAATTGATTACGAAGAAAAACAAGGCCGTTTGGAGCCAGGAGATTTTTTACTTTTGATCTCTGATGGATTCAGTGAACAAAGAAATCATTTAAAAGATGAGGTTGGTGTCGAAAGAATCCAATCCTGGTTACATGATGAACGAGAAAAACTTGTGATGGAAGGAAGAGGAAAGGTTGACTTAAAAAAACTGTCCGCAGCCTTTGTGGAGAGATTTAGAGCCTATCAAGGTGACGTTCCCAATGGAGACGACTTAAGTTTTCTTTTCCTTTATTGTGGGGATTCCATTCCAGAAGCTTCGCATTACATCCAATTGGCGAAACAATCCAATTCAAAAATGAAAATGGAAGAAGCATATGCACAAGCCTTAAAGGCCTTTAGTATTGATTCTTCTTTAAAAGAGATATTGGTGTTTTTAGGAAAAATGTATTACCGAGATGGGAAATATAAAGAGGCAATTCGATATTTAGAAGAATATTTGAGAACTTCGGGTGATAATACAGCTGCCTCTCATTTTATGATGGGAAGGGCGTATTACAAAGCGGGGATGATTTCGGAAGCAAAACGAGCGTTAAAGATGGCACTCTCCAGTGACCATAGTTTTGCCAAAGCAAGTATCCTACTTGCACAATGTTATTTGAAAGAAAATGCGAAACCAAAAGCAATCAAAGTATTGCAACAAGGCGTAAAGAACACACCTCAAAGTTTGGAATTAAAAACTTCTCTTTTGAGGTTAGAATCACACTCGCAAAAGGTCGGTTAA
- a CDS encoding AsmA family protein, whose protein sequence is MKKIGYGIGAAIATILLIVIIALVFAGSLINPSFLVKQIESSINVRAHVESVNISLFNVLSGIEIEGIILAPRDEVANKGIPLDERKSKPKGLIQLGKADVKISFLALLTKTLKVNKILLKQPEISLTMNEDGGNNLTSLFKTPKIVDGEKNPALSPEALAEKKKEAEEEAKEKASAPPSGPFSIKDIPIAIKMGLVGIQEGNIQVNMRKTGQQILVQKLDLELKDIDIDGSDLNSHNNVNVNFDADVTIIGRNKKEAAKFLLETEGKVTPFVVKTGLVNPKVNYEVTMKEDSFVSGFAAFDAIAGELPALNQAGLKLDKLKEKAELKKDVSFHIEYSNGKVTFLDEPTFPTKNYDLQITKGSYIVTTTNYHEMKMGMLYDEDESKKSLASVDEKIKQATKGQGDPKALRNKIVGNLVKDERLFIPFRTYGDIRNPNVELGVGLGTITDLIGGAVKEVIKGKAGDALKKIPGAGNALKGLGF, encoded by the coding sequence ATGAAAAAAATAGGGTACGGAATTGGAGCAGCCATTGCAACAATTCTCCTCATCGTAATCATCGCGTTAGTTTTTGCTGGTAGTTTGATCAATCCCAGTTTTTTAGTCAAACAGATCGAATCATCCATCAATGTACGAGCCCATGTCGAATCAGTCAACATCAGTCTATTCAATGTCCTCTCTGGAATTGAAATTGAAGGGATCATCCTTGCCCCAAGAGATGAAGTAGCCAATAAAGGCATCCCACTGGACGAAAGAAAGTCAAAACCAAAAGGTCTCATCCAATTGGGAAAAGCAGATGTTAAAATATCTTTTTTAGCACTTCTCACAAAAACCTTGAAGGTAAACAAAATCCTACTCAAACAACCAGAAATCTCTCTTACGATGAATGAAGATGGTGGAAATAATTTAACATCTCTTTTTAAAACACCTAAAATCGTAGATGGTGAAAAGAATCCAGCGCTTTCTCCAGAAGCTTTAGCGGAGAAAAAAAAAGAAGCTGAGGAAGAAGCAAAAGAAAAAGCAAGTGCCCCACCTTCAGGACCTTTTTCCATTAAGGACATACCGATTGCCATTAAGATGGGACTTGTGGGGATCCAAGAGGGAAATATCCAAGTCAATATGAGAAAAACTGGCCAACAGATTTTGGTTCAAAAATTAGATTTAGAGTTAAAAGACATTGATATTGATGGAAGTGATTTGAATTCGCATAACAATGTAAATGTGAATTTTGATGCTGATGTCACAATCATTGGTAGAAACAAAAAAGAAGCTGCCAAGTTTTTATTGGAAACAGAAGGAAAGGTAACTCCTTTTGTGGTCAAAACTGGACTTGTGAATCCTAAAGTAAATTATGAAGTTACCATGAAAGAAGACTCTTTTGTTTCCGGATTTGCTGCTTTCGATGCAATTGCAGGGGAACTTCCAGCGTTAAACCAAGCCGGTTTGAAACTAGATAAACTCAAAGAAAAAGCGGAACTAAAAAAAGACGTATCCTTTCATATAGAATATAGCAATGGAAAGGTAACCTTTCTAGATGAACCAACATTTCCAACTAAAAACTATGACTTACAAATCACCAAAGGGTCTTATATAGTTACCACAACCAATTACCACGAAATGAAAATGGGTATGCTCTATGATGAAGATGAATCCAAAAAATCTCTCGCATCAGTGGATGAAAAAATCAAACAAGCCACGAAAGGACAAGGCGATCCGAAAGCCCTTCGCAATAAAATAGTTGGGAACTTGGTGAAAGACGAAAGGCTTTTTATTCCTTTTCGAACCTATGGAGACATACGGAATCCAAATGTAGAACTTGGTGTGGGTCTAGGTACCATCACCGATCTAATCGGGGGTGCTGTCAAAGAAGTCATCAAAGGGAAAGCTGGTGATGCATTGAAAAAAATTCCGGGTGCAGGAAATGCTCTGAAAGGATTGGGATTTTAA